In Bradyrhizobium sp. CCBAU 051011, the following are encoded in one genomic region:
- a CDS encoding alternative oxidase yields the protein MPTTPADLTTRHDPRTFSDRVAFSFTRFLRFIADTFFAKRYGHRAVVLETVAAVPGMVGATLQHLKSLRRLQDDGGWIHALLAEAENERMHLMTFIEIAKPSWLERWLVLLAQGVFYNGFFLLYLVSSRTAHRAVGYFEQEAIVSYTEYLAEIEGGRIENVAAPQIAIDYWKLGPDARLKDVVIAVRADEAGHRDVNHRFADELFKGNRR from the coding sequence ATGCCCACCACGCCAGCCGATCTGACGACTCGGCATGATCCAAGGACATTCTCCGACCGGGTCGCCTTCAGTTTCACCAGGTTTCTCCGCTTCATCGCCGACACGTTCTTTGCCAAACGTTACGGCCATCGAGCGGTCGTGCTCGAGACGGTTGCAGCGGTGCCGGGCATGGTCGGCGCAACGTTGCAGCATCTCAAATCGCTGCGGCGCTTGCAGGATGATGGAGGTTGGATCCATGCCCTGCTGGCGGAGGCCGAGAACGAGCGCATGCACCTGATGACGTTCATCGAAATCGCCAAACCCAGTTGGCTTGAACGCTGGCTGGTGCTTCTCGCGCAGGGCGTGTTTTACAACGGCTTCTTTCTGCTCTATCTCGTCTCATCCCGCACGGCCCATCGGGCGGTCGGCTATTTTGAGCAGGAGGCGATCGTCAGCTATACCGAGTACCTGGCCGAGATCGAGGGCGGGCGGATCGAGAATGTCGCTGCGCCACAAATCGCCATCGACTACTGGAAGCTCGGGCCCGACGCGCGCCTCAAGGACGTCGTCATCGCCGTGCGGGCCGACGAGGCCGGCCACCGCGATGTGAACCACCGCTTTGCCGACGAGTTGTTTAAAGGTAATAGGCGTTGA
- a CDS encoding PRC-barrel domain-containing protein has translation MISKCLAIAFVAIASMTFAAAAQTATNQAASTTSATAHKEGEWRASKLAGVDVYNEANEKIGDIHDVILDRSGKVANVILGVGGFLGLGERYVAVAFDKLKWVDQPVTSTTASTTSAPANAPATTSAPDSTTRTTTGAATTTTTTTTTSASTHWYPDHAVYSATKDELKAMPEFKY, from the coding sequence ATGATTTCCAAATGTCTTGCAATAGCATTCGTGGCAATCGCGTCGATGACCTTCGCGGCGGCGGCGCAAACAGCCACAAACCAAGCGGCTTCGACAACCAGTGCTACCGCGCACAAGGAGGGTGAATGGCGCGCGTCCAAGCTCGCCGGCGTCGATGTGTACAATGAAGCAAACGAGAAGATCGGCGATATCCACGACGTGATTTTGGATAGGTCAGGCAAAGTGGCCAATGTCATTCTGGGTGTGGGTGGCTTTCTCGGCCTGGGCGAACGCTACGTGGCGGTCGCCTTCGATAAGCTGAAGTGGGTTGACCAGCCGGTGACCTCGACAACTGCGTCAACAACGTCCGCACCGGCGAATGCGCCTGCAACTACTTCCGCTCCAGACAGCACCACGCGAACCACCACCGGTGCTGCAACTACCACCACGACAACGACCACAACCAGCGCCAGTACGCATTGGTATCCTGATCACGCGGTGTATAGCGCCACCAAGGATGAATTGAAGGCCATGCCGGAGTTTAAGTACTAA
- a CDS encoding low affinity iron permease family protein, whose amino-acid sequence MADKRAAVERQNQPHADQASQFFADVANAAARAAGRALTFLLAVGLIVVWAITGRKAPFSIPKNSTSGRRVCRHGDLCRPSVTGGRLLADCER is encoded by the coding sequence ATGGCGGACAAACGAGCTGCCGTCGAGAGGCAGAATCAACCCCACGCCGACCAAGCGAGCCAATTTTTTGCCGATGTGGCCAACGCCGCCGCACGGGCAGCGGGGCGAGCTCTTACTTTCCTGTTGGCTGTAGGATTGATTGTCGTCTGGGCCATAACAGGACGAAAGGCGCCATTCTCGATCCCAAAGAATTCTACAAGCGGTCGGCGGGTTTGTCGGCACGGCGACCTTTGTAGGCCTTCAGTTACTGGCGGTCGCTTGCTGGCTGATTGTGAACGCTGA
- a CDS encoding phasin family protein has translation MSNKNQIHSNQNFEHQPNSNEQIDTGTASSNAFLAIATAYGDYTKKSFEDTKLFVEKLSGVKSLDKAIEVQTEFAKTAYDTFVAESQKIGALYSDLAKQSYKPFGDLVAKMTPTNR, from the coding sequence ATGTCGAATAAAAATCAGATTCACTCGAATCAGAATTTCGAGCACCAACCGAATAGTAACGAACAAATCGATACAGGGACCGCGTCATCCAACGCCTTCCTGGCGATTGCCACTGCTTACGGTGACTACACGAAGAAGTCGTTTGAAGACACGAAACTGTTCGTTGAGAAGCTCTCTGGCGTGAAGTCGCTCGACAAGGCGATTGAAGTTCAAACCGAATTCGCCAAGACGGCCTACGATACGTTCGTTGCGGAGTCACAGAAGATTGGCGCACTGTACAGCGATCTTGCCAAGCAGTCCTACAAGCCATTCGGTGACCTTGTTGCAAAGATGACCCCGACAAATCGATAA
- a CDS encoding exopolysaccharide biosynthesis protein codes for MPRPPADPTRLVPTSAVLQRLHDEVPANHFTLGWLMHSLRKRSFGIVMLLLALVAIAPGLSIVAGLLLMIPAFQMVAGKPAPVFPHRIAARSLQTRHLTAVVQRSLPVLRYLEKVVHPRWHTPLGATKRLVGTIVVVLSATLVFIPIPLSNVVPALVIALISLAYLEEDGVLLSIALLAGVIVLAVAAAAAWQMVVGAKWIIDLW; via the coding sequence ATGCCGAGACCGCCGGCCGACCCGACGCGGCTTGTTCCCACCTCCGCCGTGCTGCAGCGGCTGCATGATGAAGTACCAGCGAACCATTTCACCTTGGGCTGGCTGATGCACAGCCTTCGCAAGCGATCCTTCGGGATCGTTATGCTCCTGCTCGCGCTGGTCGCGATCGCACCGGGGCTCTCGATCGTAGCTGGCCTGTTGCTCATGATTCCCGCGTTTCAGATGGTCGCGGGCAAACCCGCTCCGGTCTTTCCACACCGCATTGCCGCTCGTTCCTTGCAGACGAGGCACCTCACTGCTGTGGTGCAGCGATCCCTACCGGTGCTCAGATATCTTGAGAAGGTGGTTCATCCACGCTGGCACACTCCGCTCGGGGCAACCAAGCGCCTGGTTGGCACCATCGTCGTGGTACTGAGCGCCACCCTGGTGTTCATTCCAATACCCTTGAGCAACGTCGTCCCCGCCTTGGTGATTGCCTTGATCTCCCTTGCCTATCTCGAGGAGGATGGGGTCCTGCTCTCGATCGCCTTGCTGGCCGGCGTCATTGTTTTGGCGGTCGCGGCGGCGGCAGCTTGGCAGATGGTCGTCGGCGCAAAATGGATCATCGATCTCTGGTAG
- a CDS encoding phosphatase PAP2 family protein yields MRTTESQNTVRHLKSWAPTLFVAVLLFGFAFIALEVTEGEPIAFDRWLMVAFRHASDLSRPIGPPWLLDVVRDITALGSTAVLALLVTVVTTFLFAIGKPHAGLFVLTTVLSGAILNTLLKLAFARARPDLVAQLTQVSTLSFPSGHAAISAVCYLTLGLMLAQTQASRSVRIHLIMTAAILTLLVGVSRIYLGVHYPSDVLAGWCFGTSWALICQMLMSYFQRTGRIEQPSD; encoded by the coding sequence ATGAGAACAACTGAATCGCAGAATACTGTCAGGCATCTGAAGTCTTGGGCTCCGACCTTGTTCGTCGCCGTTCTTCTGTTCGGTTTTGCGTTCATCGCACTGGAAGTGACCGAAGGAGAGCCTATCGCGTTCGACCGTTGGTTGATGGTCGCCTTTCGCCATGCGTCCGACTTGTCGCGGCCAATCGGGCCGCCATGGTTGCTTGACGTTGTGCGAGACATCACCGCACTGGGCAGTACCGCGGTACTTGCGCTGCTGGTCACGGTTGTGACTACGTTCCTTTTTGCCATAGGCAAACCTCACGCCGGTTTGTTCGTCCTGACGACGGTCCTGAGCGGCGCCATTCTCAATACACTTCTCAAGCTTGCGTTTGCGCGAGCGCGCCCCGATCTCGTCGCTCAACTCACTCAGGTCTCTACGCTGAGCTTTCCGAGCGGGCACGCTGCGATTTCGGCTGTCTGCTATCTGACGCTCGGCTTGATGCTCGCTCAAACGCAAGCGTCCCGCTCTGTTCGCATCCATCTTATAATGACCGCCGCGATCCTTACTCTGCTGGTCGGAGTCAGCCGCATATATCTCGGAGTTCATTATCCGAGCGATGTGTTGGCGGGCTGGTGCTTCGGCACTTCGTGGGCGCTAATTTGCCAGATGCTCATGTCGTATTTTCAGCGCACCGGAAGGATCGAGCAGCCGAGCGACTAG
- a CDS encoding peptidoglycan-binding domain-containing protein codes for MRVLILALSVLAFFVSADAGKAGPSTANRDLSASVDPSIFVDEATQETEDQIGLDKRKRRDVQRRLTGLGFDTKVNGRFDEQTRAVITRWQGARGYPRTGFLSTLQHRALQTEFVSAAQARFTSSDKSDGGDPARHRGRGGARHHRSGGGPGGLIGGVMGGMFR; via the coding sequence ATGCGTGTCTTGATCCTCGCATTGTCGGTCCTGGCATTTTTTGTCAGTGCCGATGCTGGCAAAGCCGGTCCGAGCACGGCCAACCGCGACCTGTCGGCATCCGTCGATCCGTCGATCTTTGTCGACGAAGCAACTCAGGAAACCGAGGATCAGATCGGCCTCGACAAGCGAAAGCGGCGCGACGTGCAGCGCCGGCTGACCGGTCTCGGCTTCGACACCAAGGTCAACGGCAGGTTCGACGAACAGACCCGCGCCGTCATCACGCGCTGGCAGGGGGCACGCGGCTATCCCAGGACTGGCTTCCTCAGCACGCTGCAGCATCGGGCGTTACAGACCGAGTTCGTCTCGGCGGCCCAGGCCAGATTCACGAGCAGCGACAAATCAGATGGCGGCGATCCGGCCCGTCATCGCGGCCGGGGTGGCGCTCGCCATCACCGCAGTGGTGGCGGTCCCGGTGGCTTGATTGGTGGCGTGATGGGCGGCATGTTTAGGTGA
- a CDS encoding AI-2E family transporter has protein sequence MIAASPPPQRPPITPVSDDHLPEPDAAATEAADETEMPLPSDPRTFFLGGLFGLGALAALYVASAIILPIVLAFVLNLLLQPAVRLLGCLHLPRTVGALLTIFLVIGALAGLVAALSVPTATWAERLPEGIPRLQAHLQVIRVPIEALQKVIQQAEQVADAPPGQGSIVSVRRDLGLTGALFAGTRSVLDGLFTTVLVLYFLLVAGDIFLRRIVEILPTFGDKRQAVDISQQIQEDISGYLVTITAMNAAVGVTTAAAMYLCGLGDPLLWGTTAFLLNYIPILGPLFGVGIFVLVGMLSFESLWWALLPPALYLGIHLIEGETVTPMLLARRFTLNPVLIILSLIFWFWMWGVLGAILAVPMLAILKIICDRLRPLKALGHFLEGE, from the coding sequence ATGATTGCTGCCTCACCGCCACCACAGCGGCCCCCTATTACGCCCGTCTCAGACGACCATCTGCCAGAGCCAGATGCCGCAGCGACGGAAGCCGCCGACGAGACGGAGATGCCGCTGCCGTCCGATCCGCGGACGTTCTTCCTCGGTGGTTTGTTCGGGTTGGGTGCCTTGGCGGCGCTCTACGTGGCAAGCGCGATCATCCTACCCATCGTACTCGCCTTCGTGTTGAATCTCCTTCTTCAACCCGCTGTCCGTCTCTTGGGGTGTTTGCATCTGCCCCGTACAGTTGGCGCGCTCTTGACTATCTTTCTGGTCATTGGAGCGCTTGCAGGTCTCGTGGCGGCCTTATCGGTACCGACCGCGACTTGGGCTGAACGGCTGCCCGAGGGCATACCGCGCCTGCAGGCACATCTGCAGGTTATCAGAGTGCCAATCGAAGCGTTGCAAAAGGTTATCCAACAGGCCGAGCAGGTTGCAGACGCTCCACCTGGCCAGGGCTCGATCGTCTCGGTTCGCCGCGATCTTGGCCTGACGGGCGCACTTTTCGCAGGGACGCGCTCCGTACTCGATGGCCTGTTTACGACTGTCCTGGTGCTCTATTTTCTTTTGGTTGCGGGCGACATATTCCTTCGACGCATTGTTGAGATCCTGCCGACATTCGGTGACAAGCGACAGGCCGTCGATATCTCTCAGCAGATCCAGGAGGACATATCGGGCTATCTGGTGACAATCACGGCCATGAATGCCGCGGTCGGTGTCACGACGGCGGCCGCGATGTATCTTTGCGGTCTGGGAGACCCGTTGTTGTGGGGCACCACAGCCTTCCTGCTCAACTACATTCCAATTTTGGGGCCGCTTTTCGGCGTCGGCATCTTCGTGTTGGTCGGAATGCTGAGCTTCGAAAGTCTATGGTGGGCGTTGCTGCCGCCGGCCCTTTACCTTGGCATTCACCTCATTGAGGGTGAAACAGTAACGCCGATGCTGCTGGCGCGGCGCTTCACGCTGAATCCGGTGTTGATCATCCTGTCGCTGATATTCTGGTTCTGGATGTGGGGCGTGCTTGGCGCAATCCTGGCCGTTCCGATGCTGGCTATCCTGAAGATCATCTGTGACAGGTTGCGCCCGCTCAAGGCCCTGGGGCACTTCCTCGAAGGGGAATAG
- a CDS encoding Crp/Fnr family transcriptional regulator, producing MPDHTDQASFDPKEFLAKVGEGKTIVEFRKDQVVFAQGDVANTIFYIQKGRVKVVVISEQGKEAVVGILGPGQFFGEGCMNGHSLRIATTTAMEDCLVTAITKAAMLAALHSQPKFSELFMAYLLTRNSRIEEDLIDQLFNSSEKRLARLLLLLANFGKEGSPQPITPNISQETLAEMIGTTRSRVSFFMNRFRKLGFISYNGKIEVNSSLLNAVLYDKPEIKSEP from the coding sequence ATGCCAGACCACACCGATCAGGCTTCTTTTGATCCCAAGGAATTTCTCGCCAAGGTGGGCGAGGGGAAAACCATTGTTGAATTTCGTAAGGATCAGGTCGTTTTCGCCCAAGGAGATGTGGCGAACACGATTTTCTATATTCAAAAAGGTCGCGTCAAGGTTGTTGTCATATCTGAACAAGGCAAGGAAGCGGTGGTCGGAATTTTAGGACCAGGCCAATTCTTTGGCGAAGGCTGCATGAACGGCCATTCGCTGCGCATCGCGACAACGACCGCGATGGAAGATTGCCTGGTCACCGCGATAACGAAGGCGGCCATGCTGGCGGCACTTCACAGCCAGCCAAAATTTTCCGAATTGTTCATGGCCTATTTGTTGACCCGGAATAGCCGAATTGAAGAGGACCTGATCGACCAACTCTTCAACTCCAGTGAAAAACGGTTAGCGCGCCTGCTGCTCCTGCTGGCGAATTTCGGCAAGGAGGGCAGCCCTCAACCGATCACTCCGAATATCAGCCAGGAAACATTGGCCGAAATGATTGGAACGACGCGATCCCGCGTCAGCTTCTTCATGAACAGATTCCGCAAGCTTGGCTTCATCAGCTACAACGGGAAGATCGAGGTCAACAGTTCATTGCTGAACGCGGTCTTGTACGACAAGCCAGAAATCAAGAGCGAGCCGTGA
- a CDS encoding acetolactate synthase large subunit: MTKASDLLVAALENEGVGYIFAIPGEENLDVLESLRRSKIKLVLTRHEQAAGFMAATYGRLTGRAGVCLTTLGPGALNLTTAAAYAHLGAMPMVMITGQKAIRSGRQARFQIVDIVATMRPLTKMATQIVSAQSIPTLVRDAFRVAQQERPGPVHLELPEDIAADEAAADIVPPHVVELPVAPAAAIERAAAMIMGASRPLVMLGAAASRPHLAEPLSAFVRRCRIPFFNTQMGKGAVNAGSNLYMGTAALSERDWVHKAIDQADLIISIGHDTVEKPPFLMGHDGPQVIHVGATPATVEQVYFPQAEIVGDVGASLTSLADRLEGKLPDGQALLGLREGILAHLAERSTEDRFPLTPQRIVHDVRQVIPPDGIVALDNGMYKIWFARNYRTSVANTLLLDNALATMGAGLPSAIAASLIHPDRRVLAVCGDGGFMMNSQELETAVRLKLNLVVLVLEDRAYGMIRWKQEVDGFSDFGLDFGNPDFVAYAKSYGARGSRVGKGSELVTMLEAAFSEGGVHLVVVPVDYSENMRVLVNELHSVPQTV; the protein is encoded by the coding sequence GTGACAAAAGCCTCCGATTTGCTGGTGGCCGCCCTTGAGAACGAGGGCGTCGGGTACATCTTCGCCATTCCCGGCGAGGAGAATCTCGACGTGCTGGAGTCGCTGCGGCGCTCGAAGATCAAGCTGGTGCTGACGCGGCACGAACAGGCTGCCGGCTTCATGGCGGCCACCTACGGGCGTCTCACCGGGCGCGCGGGCGTCTGCCTGACGACACTGGGTCCCGGTGCGCTCAATCTGACGACGGCTGCGGCCTACGCGCATTTGGGCGCGATGCCGATGGTCATGATCACAGGACAGAAGGCGATCCGGAGCGGCCGCCAAGCGCGCTTCCAAATCGTCGACATCGTCGCGACCATGCGGCCGCTCACCAAGATGGCGACGCAGATCGTCTCCGCGCAGAGTATTCCGACCCTGGTTCGCGACGCTTTCCGGGTCGCGCAGCAGGAGCGGCCGGGCCCCGTGCATCTCGAACTACCCGAGGATATCGCGGCCGACGAAGCCGCCGCCGACATCGTTCCCCCGCATGTCGTCGAACTTCCGGTCGCGCCTGCCGCGGCCATCGAACGCGCAGCAGCCATGATCATGGGCGCCAGCAGGCCGCTAGTCATGCTGGGCGCCGCGGCGAGCCGCCCGCATCTCGCCGAACCGCTGTCGGCGTTTGTGCGACGATGCAGGATTCCATTCTTCAATACCCAGATGGGGAAGGGCGCGGTCAATGCTGGCTCCAACCTCTATATGGGCACGGCCGCACTGTCGGAGCGGGATTGGGTCCACAAGGCCATTGACCAGGCCGATCTGATTATTTCGATTGGCCACGACACCGTCGAGAAGCCGCCTTTCCTGATGGGCCATGATGGACCGCAGGTTATCCATGTCGGCGCCACGCCAGCGACGGTGGAACAGGTATACTTCCCGCAGGCGGAGATCGTCGGCGATGTCGGCGCGAGCCTCACAAGCCTGGCCGATCGCCTCGAAGGCAAGCTCCCCGACGGTCAGGCATTGCTGGGTTTGCGGGAAGGGATCCTTGCCCACCTCGCCGAGCGGTCGACGGAGGATCGGTTTCCTCTGACGCCGCAGCGCATCGTGCACGACGTCCGCCAGGTCATCCCACCGGACGGCATCGTTGCCCTCGACAACGGCATGTACAAGATCTGGTTCGCCCGCAACTATCGCACCAGCGTCGCCAACACGCTGTTGCTTGACAACGCGCTCGCGACCATGGGTGCTGGTCTTCCCTCCGCGATCGCGGCGTCGCTGATCCATCCGGATCGGCGCGTGCTCGCCGTCTGCGGAGACGGCGGCTTTATGATGAATTCGCAGGAGCTTGAGACGGCCGTGCGGCTCAAACTGAATCTCGTCGTGCTCGTGCTCGAGGATCGCGCCTACGGCATGATCCGATGGAAGCAGGAAGTCGACGGGTTTTCCGACTTCGGCCTCGACTTCGGTAATCCTGATTTCGTCGCCTATGCCAAGTCATATGGCGCCAGGGGCTCCCGCGTCGGCAAGGGCTCGGAACTCGTGACAATGCTGGAAGCTGCTTTCAGCGAAGGCGGTGTGCATCTCGTCGTAGTGCCCGTCGATTACAGCGAGAACATGCGCGTGCTCGTCAATGAGCTGCACTCGGTACCCCAGACCGTGTGA
- a CDS encoding DUF1236 domain-containing protein translates to MRKTLMVSVAVAALLAATGLATAQGVNQGAAKESPTAASPKGDTAAPMNAPAAKGAETATPGAGSKEAVPPRAEGKPDAKTTGDMKADGKSKASDSTSPTTTSKDLKSPTAETKSPSDSKTVGETKADGKTKAPDSTTTSKDLKTPTAETKPSNPDSKTTGNAATAATAAPPAEKRTQITSAIKQEKVEEVKDVNFNLSIGTAVPAGVRYHPMPSRIVEIYPEWRGYDFILVRGKYIILRPHTHEIVYIIEG, encoded by the coding sequence ATGAGAAAGACATTAATGGTTTCGGTGGCCGTTGCGGCCTTATTGGCGGCGACCGGGCTTGCGACTGCTCAAGGCGTTAATCAAGGAGCAGCGAAGGAATCTCCGACTGCCGCTTCGCCTAAAGGTGATACTGCGGCGCCGATGAATGCACCGGCAGCAAAGGGAGCCGAGACAGCAACCCCCGGCGCTGGGTCGAAAGAGGCGGTGCCTCCACGTGCGGAGGGCAAGCCGGATGCAAAGACGACCGGCGACATGAAAGCCGATGGCAAGTCAAAGGCATCAGATTCAACTAGTCCGACCACCACTTCGAAGGACTTGAAGAGTCCGACCGCCGAAACGAAGTCGCCTTCTGACAGCAAGACGGTCGGCGAGACGAAAGCCGACGGTAAAACGAAAGCGCCTGATTCGACCACCACTTCAAAGGACTTAAAAACTCCGACTGCCGAGACCAAGCCTTCGAACCCCGACAGCAAGACGACCGGCAATGCCGCCACCGCGGCGACAGCAGCGCCTCCCGCCGAAAAGCGCACCCAGATAACCTCGGCAATCAAGCAAGAGAAGGTCGAGGAAGTTAAAGACGTGAACTTCAATCTCTCAATCGGAACGGCTGTCCCGGCAGGTGTCCGCTATCACCCGATGCCGTCACGTATCGTGGAAATCTATCCGGAATGGCGTGGATACGATTTCATCCTGGTGCGCGGCAAGTACATCATTCTTCGCCCACACACCCACGAGATCGTTTACATCATCGAAGGTTAA
- a CDS encoding SDR family oxidoreductase: MELKNKSIIVTGASSGIGAAAALLFAAEGANVVLGARRSAEMETLAGQINQSNGRAVFLSGDVKDESYANALVDLAMKEFGGLDGAFNNAGIVGEMGPVADMGIGNWNDVISVNLTSAFLAAKAQIPVMKKRGQGSIVFTSSFVGFSNGGMPGMGAYAASKAGLIGLVQSLASDHAADGVRVNALLPGGTITPSGGEGDPAALDFIANLHPMKRMANAKEVAQAALFLLSDRSTFMTGSPMIVDGGMSVRLT, from the coding sequence ATGGAACTGAAAAACAAGTCGATCATCGTAACTGGGGCAAGCAGTGGGATCGGCGCAGCGGCGGCTTTGTTGTTCGCAGCCGAAGGGGCCAATGTGGTCCTTGGCGCGCGCCGATCGGCGGAGATGGAAACCCTTGCAGGGCAAATCAATCAAAGCAATGGCAGGGCTGTATTCCTTTCCGGCGATGTAAAGGATGAAAGCTACGCCAATGCTCTCGTTGATCTCGCCATGAAGGAGTTCGGTGGGTTGGACGGCGCATTCAATAATGCCGGCATCGTGGGGGAGATGGGGCCGGTCGCCGATATGGGAATCGGTAATTGGAACGATGTCATTTCGGTCAATCTGACAAGCGCGTTCCTGGCCGCGAAGGCCCAGATACCGGTCATGAAGAAACGAGGGCAGGGCTCCATTGTCTTCACGTCTTCCTTCGTTGGCTTCAGCAATGGCGGAATGCCGGGAATGGGGGCCTATGCGGCGTCCAAAGCCGGGTTGATCGGCCTAGTGCAGTCGCTGGCATCCGACCACGCCGCAGATGGCGTCCGCGTCAATGCACTGTTGCCGGGCGGCACGATCACGCCAAGCGGAGGAGAGGGAGATCCTGCCGCTTTGGATTTCATCGCAAATCTGCATCCAATGAAGCGAATGGCGAATGCAAAGGAGGTTGCGCAGGCAGCCCTTTTCCTCCTTTCCGACCGGTCGACCTTCATGACGGGAAGCCCGATGATCGTGGATGGCGGCATGTCCGTTCGGCTGACATAG
- the msrA gene encoding peptide-methionine (S)-S-oxide reductase MsrA, producing the protein MTVSAERAVLAGGCFWGVQDLLRRYPGVISTRVGYTGGEVPNATYRNHGNHAEAIEITFDPQTISYRKLLEFFFQIHDPSTLNRQGNDRGASYRSAIFYTSDAQKRIAEDTIADVDASGLWPGKVVTEVAPAGPFWEAEPEHQDYLEKYPDGYTCHFIRPEWTLPHRAEKAATGVSGVSAA; encoded by the coding sequence ATGACAGTTTCGGCGGAACGGGCAGTCCTTGCCGGCGGCTGCTTCTGGGGTGTGCAGGATCTGCTGCGCCGGTATCCTGGCGTGATCTCGACCAGAGTGGGCTACACCGGCGGCGAGGTGCCAAACGCGACCTACCGCAACCACGGCAATCACGCCGAAGCGATTGAGATCACCTTCGATCCGCAGACCATCAGCTATCGCAAGCTGCTGGAGTTCTTTTTCCAGATCCATGATCCCTCGACGCTTAACCGCCAGGGCAACGACCGGGGCGCGAGCTACCGGTCGGCCATCTTCTATACCAGCGACGCGCAGAAGCGGATCGCGGAAGACACCATCGCCGATGTCGACGCTTCCGGCCTTTGGCCGGGCAAGGTTGTCACCGAGGTGGCCCCTGCCGGACCGTTCTGGGAGGCCGAGCCCGAGCATCAGGATTATCTGGAAAAATATCCTGACGGCTACACCTGTCACTTCATTCGGCCGGAATGGACGCTGCCGCATCGGGCGGAGAAAGCTGCAACAGGCGTGAGCGGAGTTTCGGCCGCGTGA
- a CDS encoding usg protein, whose translation MAEKEAVSEDFRKQVLGYGLTTAEIVYRRPDRPWLLQTYVWQDNDLFPNFPALRDFLAFWEKSLEGPLFAVTVAHPRLIKPAELHTTDGVFRLH comes from the coding sequence ATGGCCGAGAAAGAAGCGGTTTCCGAGGATTTCAGGAAGCAGGTCTTGGGCTACGGACTGACGACGGCGGAAATCGTTTATCGCCGTCCGGATCGTCCCTGGCTGCTGCAAACCTACGTCTGGCAGGACAACGATCTGTTTCCAAATTTTCCGGCGCTAAGGGATTTCCTCGCGTTCTGGGAAAAATCACTCGAAGGACCTCTGTTCGCAGTTACCGTTGCGCACCCGAGACTGATCAAGCCAGCCGAATTGCACACCACCGACGGGGTGTTCCGGTTGCATTAA